From Algoriphagus sp. NG3, the proteins below share one genomic window:
- a CDS encoding sulfatase-like hydrolase/transferase produces the protein MLPLLIHMYLVSQISVAQDQPNIVWITSEDNSKHYLKLYNEDGVETPNIAKLAETGLVFDYAFSNGPVCSVARSTLISGSYAPRTGAQYHRKIRTVPMPRNLEMFPFYLREAGYYTANNAKEDYNLEKGALVWDESSNSASYKNRKDGQPFFYVHNFQVTHEGQLHFGQEKMKNTPISTLPPSGALQPNHPQTALFQYTKAFYLGRIAEMDRQIGELIDQLKADGLLENTFIFYFGDHGGVLPGSKGYLYETGLHVPLVIHVPERYKDRVSYKTGTRVKEFVSFVDFAPTVLHLAGIKVPNQMDGEPFLSKSQTSNEVAYGYADRFDEKYDFVRSVRKGKYKYIRNFQPFNFDGIYNAYRYKQMAYKEWFDLYRSGKLNQFQRQFFEVKPAEALFDIEKDPYETTNLAKDPVYQKELLVMRKVLENWILSMPDLSFYPEFYLIQEAFENPVEFGQAYKKDIRNYYLTANLATIEFSKAVQKLKRKLDDDDPWVRYWALCALSSFGKEAKSLENAVKKISLDDPFGINRVRANQFLGISGVSNPMENIEEVLYSTTDPNEALLILNILVQLANGPYGYSASVQESRLAPAVANDLNVISRLEYLDGN, from the coding sequence ATGCTACCACTTCTAATTCACATGTACCTGGTTTCCCAGATTTCGGTTGCTCAGGATCAGCCAAATATCGTTTGGATCACTTCGGAAGACAATTCCAAGCATTATTTAAAGTTGTATAATGAGGACGGTGTGGAAACTCCCAATATTGCCAAGCTCGCAGAGACAGGACTGGTGTTTGACTATGCTTTTTCCAATGGGCCGGTTTGTAGTGTGGCACGATCTACGTTAATCTCTGGATCCTATGCGCCGCGAACTGGTGCCCAGTATCACAGAAAAATTAGGACGGTTCCTATGCCGCGTAATTTGGAGATGTTTCCGTTTTATTTAAGGGAAGCAGGTTACTATACGGCAAACAATGCCAAAGAAGATTACAACTTGGAAAAAGGTGCCCTTGTCTGGGATGAATCTTCAAATTCCGCAAGTTATAAAAACAGGAAGGATGGACAGCCATTTTTTTATGTGCATAACTTTCAGGTAACACATGAAGGTCAATTGCACTTTGGACAAGAAAAGATGAAGAATACACCTATCTCTACCTTACCGCCAAGTGGGGCTTTGCAGCCAAATCACCCCCAGACAGCATTGTTTCAATATACAAAAGCATTTTATCTGGGCAGGATTGCCGAGATGGATAGGCAAATAGGAGAACTGATCGATCAATTGAAAGCGGATGGACTACTGGAAAACACATTTATATTCTACTTTGGTGACCATGGTGGAGTTTTGCCTGGTAGTAAAGGTTATTTGTATGAAACAGGCCTACATGTTCCTTTGGTTATTCATGTCCCTGAACGATACAAAGACAGAGTGTCCTATAAAACAGGAACAAGGGTAAAAGAATTTGTGAGTTTTGTGGATTTTGCTCCAACAGTCCTGCATCTAGCAGGAATAAAAGTCCCTAATCAGATGGATGGAGAGCCTTTTTTAAGTAAATCCCAGACGTCGAATGAAGTGGCCTATGGCTATGCAGACCGTTTTGATGAGAAATATGATTTTGTCAGATCAGTAAGAAAGGGTAAGTATAAATATATCAGGAATTTTCAGCCGTTTAATTTTGATGGGATTTACAATGCTTACCGCTATAAGCAGATGGCTTATAAGGAATGGTTTGATCTGTACAGATCTGGGAAACTCAATCAATTCCAACGTCAGTTTTTTGAAGTAAAGCCAGCTGAGGCACTGTTTGATATAGAAAAGGATCCTTATGAGACCACAAACCTAGCGAAGGATCCAGTTTACCAAAAAGAGTTGTTGGTAATGAGAAAGGTGCTAGAAAACTGGATACTGTCCATGCCGGACCTTTCCTTTTATCCTGAATTTTATCTGATTCAAGAGGCTTTTGAAAATCCCGTAGAATTTGGACAAGCCTATAAGAAGGATATTAGAAATTATTACTTGACAGCCAATTTAGCCACAATAGAATTTTCGAAGGCGGTTCAAAAACTAAAACGTAAACTGGATGATGATGATCCTTGGGTAAGGTATTGGGCTTTATGTGCCTTGTCAAGTTTTGGAAAGGAAGCTAAAAGTTTAGAAAATGCTGTGAAGAAAATATCATTGGATGATCCTTTTGGGATAAACAGAGTGAGGGCAAACCAATTTTTGGGCATCAGTGGTGTATCCAATCCCATGGAAAATATCGAGGAAGTCCTTTACTCGACAACCGATCCAAATGAAGCCCTGCTCATTTTAAATATTTTGGTTCAACTAGCCAATGGCCCTTATGGATATTCAGCCTCCGTACAAGAAAGTAGGCTAGCTCCAGCTGTAGCGAATGACCTCAATGTTATTAGCAGACTGGAGTATTTAGACGGAAATTGA
- a CDS encoding DUF5060 domain-containing protein, protein MMINFKNALVGFLLLCAANATQAQRLHGELKKWHKVTLDVAGPQVDESDDNNPFLLYKFDVEFRHKESGKSYLVPGYFAADGRAAESEATGGNVWRAHFAPDETGTWNFEVRFFEGKWAALRDTSKLTPVSSIHGLTGEFEISPSDKDGRDFRGHGRLAYIGERYLQFQGTGDYFLKFGSDAPENLLAFVDFDGDFSEDGHKDELVKTYQAHVGDWDNGDPTWKNGKGKGLIGAINYLHGKGANAFSFLTMNVSGDDQNVFPFVDYDTWDRYDVSKLDQWEIVFEHADKLGMFLHFKTLEVENQGLLDNGGIGMRTKLYYRELIARFGHHLALNWNLCEEQGDWVKEPRTFPLEPRDWLLLADYVRSIDPYDHHIVIHNGKWFDPLYGDNPFTGASLQTSRKDFANVHKSVLRVLKDSKDAGKQWAVACDEPGDAQHSLLPDQEDPLHDDARKNGLWGAMMAGAWGTEWYFGYDHAHSDLTCQDFRSRDKFWDQGKVSLDFFNENKIPYWEMENRDDWLIQGDGYVMSDGKDEVVIYLKEVQQSIEVDLTQLDGAFEIKWYNTRIGGALKHGEKLIVQAGQTEMLGFAPNNDKEDWAIWLKRAKN, encoded by the coding sequence ATGATGATAAATTTTAAAAATGCCTTGGTAGGTTTTCTTCTACTATGTGCGGCGAACGCTACACAGGCTCAGCGTCTTCATGGAGAACTGAAAAAGTGGCATAAAGTAACCTTGGATGTAGCAGGTCCACAGGTAGATGAAAGTGACGACAATAATCCTTTTCTTCTCTATAAGTTTGATGTGGAATTTCGACACAAAGAATCTGGGAAAAGTTATTTAGTGCCTGGCTATTTTGCTGCTGATGGTCGAGCAGCAGAATCCGAAGCTACAGGCGGAAACGTATGGAGGGCACACTTTGCCCCGGATGAAACAGGAACCTGGAATTTTGAAGTTCGTTTTTTTGAAGGAAAATGGGCTGCTCTAAGGGATACTTCCAAGCTGACTCCCGTTTCTTCGATTCATGGGCTGACAGGAGAATTTGAAATCAGTCCAAGCGATAAAGATGGCAGAGATTTCAGAGGACATGGGCGCCTTGCTTACATTGGAGAACGATACCTGCAATTCCAAGGCACCGGCGATTATTTTTTGAAATTTGGTTCTGATGCTCCAGAGAATTTGTTGGCCTTTGTAGACTTTGATGGAGACTTTTCCGAAGATGGTCATAAAGATGAGTTGGTAAAGACTTATCAAGCCCATGTGGGAGATTGGGATAATGGGGATCCCACATGGAAAAATGGGAAGGGGAAGGGTCTGATTGGTGCGATCAATTATCTTCATGGAAAAGGCGCCAATGCTTTTTCATTTCTGACCATGAATGTATCCGGTGATGATCAGAATGTCTTTCCTTTTGTGGATTATGATACCTGGGACAGATATGATGTATCAAAGCTAGATCAATGGGAAATTGTCTTCGAACATGCGGACAAGCTTGGTATGTTCTTACACTTTAAAACATTAGAGGTCGAAAATCAGGGATTGTTGGACAATGGAGGCATAGGTATGCGTACCAAATTGTATTATAGAGAATTAATAGCACGCTTTGGCCATCATTTGGCTTTAAACTGGAACCTCTGTGAAGAGCAGGGGGACTGGGTGAAAGAGCCTCGGACATTTCCCTTGGAACCCCGGGATTGGCTATTGTTAGCGGATTATGTCAGAAGCATAGATCCCTACGATCATCATATCGTGATCCACAACGGAAAATGGTTTGATCCTTTATATGGAGATAATCCATTTACCGGTGCATCCTTACAAACCAGCAGAAAGGATTTCGCCAATGTACATAAAAGTGTGCTAAGGGTCCTTAAAGACAGCAAGGATGCAGGGAAACAATGGGCAGTAGCATGTGATGAGCCAGGTGACGCCCAGCATTCCTTGCTTCCCGATCAGGAGGATCCTTTGCATGACGATGCCCGTAAAAATGGTCTTTGGGGAGCGATGATGGCAGGGGCTTGGGGCACAGAGTGGTACTTTGGCTATGACCATGCCCATTCTGATCTTACCTGTCAGGACTTTAGATCCAGAGACAAATTTTGGGATCAGGGAAAGGTTAGTCTGGATTTCTTCAATGAGAATAAAATCCCCTACTGGGAAATGGAAAACAGGGATGATTGGTTGATACAAGGTGATGGCTATGTAATGAGTGATGGAAAGGATGAAGTGGTGATTTACCTGAAAGAAGTCCAACAGAGCATTGAAGTCGATCTTACCCAACTCGATGGGGCATTCGAGATAAAGTGGTATAATACGCGTATTGGTGGGGCATTAAAGCATGGCGAAAAACTAATTGTTCAAGCTGGACAAACTGAAATGCTAGGTTTTGCACCTAATAATGACAAAGAAGATTGGGCTATCTGGCTAAAACGCGCGAAAAATTAA
- a CDS encoding L-rhamnose mutarotase — protein sequence MKYKRYCKQLSLKDEPELIARYKEAHGMGNAWPEITAGMKEIGILDMEIYILGNTLFMIMDTIADFDHDDAMQKLSKLPRQKEWENYVAEFQQTDESASADQKWQLMERIYEMDQSAVYDASSGQIKSLLEDRE from the coding sequence ATGAAATATAAAAGATATTGTAAACAGCTTAGCTTAAAAGATGAGCCAGAATTGATAGCGCGGTACAAAGAAGCGCATGGTATGGGGAATGCATGGCCCGAAATTACAGCTGGAATGAAGGAAATTGGAATTTTAGATATGGAAATTTATATCCTAGGTAACACCTTGTTTATGATTATGGATACGATAGCAGACTTTGACCACGACGACGCGATGCAAAAACTTTCTAAGCTACCGCGCCAGAAGGAATGGGAAAATTATGTGGCTGAGTTTCAACAAACCGATGAATCAGCCAGCGCAGATCAAAAATGGCAACTGATGGAGAGAATTTATGAAATGGACCAATCTGCAGTTTATGATGCAAGTTCCGGCCAGATAAAATCCTTACTTGAAGATAGAGAATAG